One Shewanella sp. MR-4 DNA window includes the following coding sequences:
- a CDS encoding DUF1289 domain-containing protein gives MEQLAFFEIPSPCIGVCQTDARGYCKGCLRSRDERFNWLHFTDAQKHDVIRLCNQRKRRRQLALYKARQQALEQERAALNPQLDFAPQDAAELDLDDFDLEE, from the coding sequence ATGGAACAGTTAGCCTTTTTCGAAATACCTAGCCCTTGCATCGGTGTGTGCCAAACCGATGCCCGCGGCTATTGCAAAGGTTGCCTGCGTAGTCGTGATGAGCGATTCAATTGGTTGCACTTTACCGACGCGCAAAAGCACGATGTGATCCGTTTATGCAACCAACGTAAGCGTCGGCGGCAGTTGGCCTTATACAAAGCCCGTCAGCAAGCACTTGAGCAGGAGAGGGCGGCGCTTAATCCCCAACTCGATTTTGCGCCGCAAGATGCCGCCGAATTGGACCTCGATGATTTTGATCTCGAGGAATAA
- a CDS encoding DUF4136 domain-containing protein, which translates to MGYKNIASLFVALVLVSACSSKPKNDYDLNYDFKALQSFSQLAPQPSDDPLSAQRIQTEITQQLSQKGFTETATSPDFKVAYGLLTQDKPKDSGLSIGLGTGSFGRSGGIGVGTSVGVPLGSDTAKIQTIQIDIIDTKTNKLIWRGTDSFDFDRGGDKKAQDTAKAVSRILAQFPPQP; encoded by the coding sequence ATGGGATACAAAAATATCGCCAGTCTGTTTGTCGCCTTGGTCTTAGTCAGCGCCTGCAGCAGTAAGCCGAAAAACGATTACGATCTCAATTACGACTTTAAGGCATTACAGAGCTTCAGCCAGCTCGCCCCCCAACCTAGCGACGACCCACTCAGCGCCCAGCGCATTCAAACCGAAATCACCCAACAATTAAGCCAAAAAGGCTTTACTGAAACTGCCACTTCCCCCGATTTTAAAGTCGCCTATGGGTTATTAACCCAAGACAAGCCTAAAGACTCGGGTCTCTCCATAGGTTTAGGCACGGGCAGTTTTGGCCGTTCTGGTGGCATTGGCGTAGGCACAAGCGTTGGGGTACCACTTGGCAGTGACACGGCAAAAATTCAGACTATTCAAATTGATATTATCGATACGAAAACCAATAAGCTGATTTGGCGCGGCACAGATAGTTTCGATTTTGACAGGGGCGGCGATAAAAAAGCCCAAGACACAGCCAAAGCCGTTAGCCGGATTTTGGCGCAGTTTCCACCGCAACCATAA
- the tnpA gene encoding IS200/IS605-like element ISShes4 family transposase, which yields MGDYRSSSHVYWRCKYHIVWTPKYRFKILKGNLGKELYRSIYILCNMKSCEVLELNVQIDHVHLVVIIPPKLSVSTLMGILKGSSAIRLFNKFPHVRKKLWGNSFWARGYFVDTVGVNEEIIRRYVRHQDKQDLEHDAQLSLQMK from the coding sequence ATGGGCGATTACAGAAGTTCATCACATGTTTACTGGCGTTGTAAATATCATATCGTTTGGACGCCTAAGTACAGATTCAAAATTCTAAAAGGTAACCTTGGTAAAGAGCTCTACAGGTCGATTTATATTCTATGCAATATGAAAAGTTGTGAGGTCTTAGAATTAAACGTCCAGATAGATCATGTGCATCTAGTCGTGATAATTCCCCCAAAGTTGTCAGTATCCACATTAATGGGGATATTGAAGGGTAGTAGCGCAATAAGGCTTTTTAACAAATTCCCTCATGTTCGCAAGAAGTTATGGGGAAATAGCTTTTGGGCGAGGGGTTATTTTGTTGATACGGTAGGCGTAAATGAGGAAATCATAAGACGCTATGTTCGCCATCAAGATAAGCAAGATCTAGAGCATGATGCTCAATTGTCGCTACAGATGAAGTAG
- the cysM gene encoding cysteine synthase CysM: protein MSDFPTIEACIGQTPLVRLQRLDCGSSTVLLKLEGNNPAGSVKDRAALNMIIQAELRQEIAPGDTLIEATSGNTGIALAMAAAIKGYKMILIMPSNSTQERKDAMLAYGAELLLVDNMEAARDLALELQAQGKGKVLDQFNNQDNANAHFQTTGPEIWQQSQGKITHFVSSMGTTGTIMGVSKYLKSRNPDVTIVGLQPADGSSIPGIRRWPQEYLPGIFDAARVDAVMDIEEQDAKAMARTLAREEGICAGVSSGGAVFAALEIARQNPGSVVVAIVCDRGDRYLSSGLFS from the coding sequence GTGTCTGACTTTCCGACTATTGAAGCCTGTATTGGGCAAACTCCGCTGGTACGTTTGCAGCGACTTGATTGTGGTAGCTCAACGGTATTATTAAAGCTGGAGGGGAATAACCCCGCGGGTTCGGTAAAGGATCGCGCGGCGCTGAATATGATTATTCAGGCGGAGCTTCGCCAAGAGATTGCCCCTGGGGATACCCTGATTGAAGCGACCAGTGGCAATACCGGCATCGCCTTAGCCATGGCGGCGGCGATTAAAGGCTACAAGATGATCCTGATCATGCCGTCGAATTCGACCCAAGAGCGTAAGGATGCCATGCTGGCCTATGGCGCCGAGCTGCTGCTGGTGGACAATATGGAAGCCGCGCGGGATTTAGCCTTAGAGCTTCAGGCACAAGGCAAAGGTAAGGTGCTGGATCAGTTCAATAATCAAGATAACGCCAACGCCCATTTCCAGACCACTGGCCCCGAAATTTGGCAGCAGAGCCAAGGTAAGATCACCCACTTTGTCTCCAGCATGGGCACCACAGGCACTATTATGGGCGTGTCGAAATACCTAAAGAGCCGCAACCCAGATGTCACCATTGTCGGGCTACAACCCGCCGATGGCAGTTCGATTCCGGGGATTCGTCGTTGGCCGCAGGAATATCTACCGGGTATTTTCGATGCTGCCCGTGTCGATGCGGTGATGGATATTGAGGAGCAAGATGCGAAAGCCATGGCAAGAACCTTGGCCCGTGAAGAAGGCATTTGTGCTGGCGTGAGTTCTGGCGGCGCGGTATTTGCGGCGCTCGAGATTGCGAGGCAGAATCCGGGTTCGGTTGTGGTCGCGATTGTGTGTGATAGGGGCGACCGTTATCTGTCATCTGGGTTATTTTCTTAA
- the cysP gene encoding thiosulfate ABC transporter substrate-binding protein CysP, translated as MPVKLTKALLGTLLLGTTLNVAAADQTLLNSSYDIARELFNAYNPVFAKHWQEKTGKTVEIKQSHAGSSAQARSILQGLPADVVTFNQVTDVQILHDRGKLIPENWQQLLPNASSPYYSTIAFLVRKGNPKQISDWNDLAKDDVKLVFPNPKTSGNARYTYLAALGYAQKNYGKDNQASLDEFLKKFLGNVAVFDTGGRGATTSFVERGIGDVLITFESEVNNIRQQYGADDYQVVVPKTSILAEFPVAVVEKNAKRNGTQELATEYLNYLYSEEAQRLLAGFNYRVHNEKVVAEFTKQFPTVELMTVEQIIGNWDNAMKTQFANGAKLDQLLKR; from the coding sequence ATGCCAGTAAAATTGACTAAGGCCCTACTGGGAACCCTATTGCTGGGAACCACCCTCAATGTGGCAGCCGCCGATCAGACACTATTAAATTCCTCGTACGATATCGCGCGGGAATTATTCAATGCCTATAACCCTGTTTTTGCTAAACATTGGCAAGAAAAAACTGGCAAGACAGTTGAAATCAAGCAATCCCATGCGGGTTCTTCCGCCCAGGCTCGCTCGATTCTTCAGGGCTTACCCGCCGATGTCGTGACCTTTAACCAAGTCACCGATGTGCAAATTCTCCATGACCGCGGCAAGTTGATCCCAGAAAACTGGCAACAACTGCTGCCGAATGCCAGCTCACCTTACTACTCCACCATCGCGTTTTTGGTGCGTAAGGGCAATCCAAAGCAAATCAGCGACTGGAATGATTTAGCCAAAGATGACGTTAAGTTGGTGTTCCCGAACCCAAAAACCTCGGGTAATGCGCGTTACACTTACTTAGCAGCCTTAGGTTATGCCCAGAAAAACTATGGTAAAGATAATCAAGCCTCATTAGATGAGTTTTTGAAGAAGTTCCTCGGTAACGTTGCCGTATTTGATACGGGCGGCCGTGGTGCAACCACGTCGTTTGTTGAACGTGGCATCGGCGATGTGCTGATCACCTTCGAATCTGAAGTTAACAATATTCGTCAGCAATATGGTGCCGATGATTACCAAGTCGTCGTGCCAAAAACCTCGATTCTGGCAGAATTCCCCGTTGCCGTAGTTGAGAAAAACGCTAAGCGTAACGGCACGCAAGAACTCGCAACCGAGTATTTAAACTACCTTTACAGCGAAGAAGCACAACGTTTGTTAGCCGGATTTAACTACCGCGTTCACAACGAGAAAGTCGTTGCCGAATTTACCAAGCAATTCCCAACGGTTGAATTAATGACCGTTGAGCAAATCATAGGTAACTGGGACAACGCGATGAAGACCCAATTTGCCAATGGCGCCAAACTGGATCAGTTATTAAAACGCTGA
- the cysT gene encoding sulfate/thiosulfate ABC transporter permease CysT, with the protein MIFNNGRLRHKRVLPGFSISLGVSLLFVSLILLLPTTGLIMQTSQMSWAEYWGVIADPRVLASYKVTILSALAASLFNCLFGLLLAWVLVRYEFPGKRILDALVDLPFALPTAVAGITLATLYAENGQIGSLLAEIGIKVAYTPLGIVVAMIFTSIPFVVRTVQPVLEELSHDEEEAGMTLGATDGTVFWRVILPSLWPALVVGTALSFTRSLGEFGAVIFIAGNMPYISEITSLMIFVRLQEFDFAGASAIASVVLLTSLLLLLLINLWQARYLRRIHGR; encoded by the coding sequence GTGATATTTAATAATGGGCGTTTACGCCACAAGCGGGTTTTGCCAGGGTTTAGTATCAGCCTAGGTGTGTCTTTGCTGTTTGTCAGCTTGATTCTCTTACTCCCCACCACAGGCCTGATTATGCAAACCAGCCAGATGAGCTGGGCAGAATATTGGGGCGTGATTGCCGATCCCCGCGTGCTGGCAAGTTATAAAGTCACCATTTTATCTGCACTTGCCGCCTCCCTGTTTAACTGTCTTTTTGGCCTGTTACTCGCTTGGGTGTTGGTGCGTTATGAGTTTCCGGGTAAGCGCATCCTCGATGCCTTAGTCGATTTACCCTTTGCCTTACCCACCGCCGTCGCGGGTATCACCTTAGCGACTCTGTACGCCGAGAATGGCCAGATTGGTAGCCTTTTGGCCGAAATCGGTATCAAAGTGGCCTACACGCCATTGGGGATTGTGGTTGCGATGATCTTCACCAGCATTCCCTTCGTGGTGCGAACCGTTCAGCCCGTACTGGAAGAGTTATCCCACGATGAAGAAGAAGCCGGCATGACCTTAGGCGCAACCGATGGCACCGTGTTTTGGCGGGTGATTTTACCTTCCCTCTGGCCAGCCTTAGTGGTCGGTACGGCGCTGTCTTTTACCCGCAGTCTGGGTGAGTTTGGCGCGGTGATTTTTATCGCAGGCAATATGCCCTACATCAGTGAAATCACCTCCCTGATGATTTTCGTTCGCCTACAGGAATTTGATTTTGCCGGCGCCAGCGCCATTGCCTCCGTTGTACTGCTGACCTCGCTGTTGCTGCTACTGCTGATTAACCTGTGGCAGGCGCGTTATTTACGCCGCATTCACGGCCGATAA
- the cysW gene encoding sulfate ABC transporter permease subunit CysW, whose amino-acid sequence MNSFKPLRVGEAPLIKWSLIILAVFLAMVLLLLPLVSIFQQAFVGGWERYIEHLSQPDSLHAIGLTLMVAALTVPINLVFGVLLAWSVTRFEFPGRKLLITLIDIPFAVSPVVAGLLYLLLYGNSGWLGAWLFEHDLQIMFAWPGILLVTIFVTCPFVARELIPLMQQQGASEEEAAVILGASWWQLFRRVTLPNIKWALIYGVILTNARAVGEFGAVAVVSGNIRGETNTLPLHVQLLYEDYQAEAAFASASLLALIALCTLLLKALVEWRQQRSLSANDNQEQSQSL is encoded by the coding sequence ATGAACTCATTTAAACCGTTAAGAGTCGGTGAAGCGCCCCTCATCAAATGGAGCCTAATCATCCTAGCCGTGTTTTTGGCCATGGTGTTGTTGCTGCTGCCCTTAGTCAGTATTTTCCAGCAGGCCTTCGTTGGTGGTTGGGAGCGTTATATCGAGCATCTGAGCCAACCCGACTCACTCCACGCCATCGGGCTGACCCTGATGGTCGCAGCGCTAACCGTGCCGATTAACTTAGTGTTTGGGGTACTGCTCGCCTGGAGCGTAACGCGCTTTGAGTTTCCGGGGCGTAAGTTACTCATTACCTTGATTGATATTCCCTTTGCCGTATCGCCCGTGGTCGCAGGCTTGCTCTATCTACTGCTTTACGGCAACAGTGGCTGGCTCGGTGCTTGGCTGTTTGAGCACGATTTACAGATCATGTTTGCCTGGCCGGGGATTCTGTTAGTCACCATTTTCGTGACCTGCCCCTTTGTTGCCCGAGAATTAATCCCCTTGATGCAGCAACAGGGCGCATCGGAGGAGGAAGCCGCAGTCATTCTTGGTGCCTCATGGTGGCAACTGTTTCGCCGCGTGACTCTGCCCAATATCAAGTGGGCACTGATTTATGGGGTGATCCTCACCAACGCCAGAGCCGTAGGTGAGTTTGGTGCTGTTGCCGTAGTATCTGGCAATATCCGTGGCGAAACCAACACCTTACCTTTGCATGTGCAATTACTTTACGAAGATTATCAGGCCGAAGCCGCCTTCGCGAGCGCGTCACTGCTTGCCTTAATCGCCCTATGTACCTTACTGCTAAAAGCCTTAGTAGAGTGGCGCCAACAACGCAGCTTATCCGCCAATGACAACCAAGAGCAGAGCCAATCATTATGA
- a CDS encoding sulfate/molybdate ABC transporter ATP-binding protein: protein MSIRLTNISKKFGQFQALSPLNLDIQEGEMIGLLGPSGSGKTTLLRIIAGLEGADSGQIHFGNRDVTQVHVRDRRVGFVFQNYALFRHMTVADNVAFGLEVIPKNQRPSKAEIQNRVSHLLEMVQLGHLAQRYPEQLSGGQKQRIALARALATQPEVLLLDEPFGALDAKVRKELRRWLRSLHDELKFTSVFVTHDQDEALELSDRVVVMSNGHIEQVNTPIELYAQPNSRFVFDFLGNVNRFEASWQQNRWTNGDAFLVPPEQAPLQQNGALYVRSHELALADKPNSQAHIPFTIVAITPVGAEVRVELAPIGWQSEELWEATFTHHHLQELGLQKGSVVYAAPRTAYFFGEQGDGSPIRQSWPFLPPGSLTFDI, encoded by the coding sequence ATGAGTATTCGTTTAACTAATATTTCCAAAAAATTTGGCCAATTTCAGGCGCTCTCGCCGCTCAATCTGGATATTCAAGAAGGCGAGATGATAGGTCTTCTCGGCCCTTCCGGCTCAGGTAAAACCACCCTATTGCGGATTATTGCCGGCCTTGAAGGCGCAGATAGCGGCCAAATCCATTTCGGTAATCGTGATGTGACTCAAGTGCATGTGCGTGACCGCAGAGTGGGGTTTGTGTTTCAAAACTACGCCCTGTTCCGCCATATGACGGTCGCCGACAACGTCGCCTTTGGGCTCGAAGTCATTCCGAAAAATCAGCGACCTTCTAAGGCCGAAATCCAAAATCGCGTCAGCCATTTACTCGAAATGGTACAACTTGGCCATTTAGCCCAGCGCTACCCTGAGCAGCTTTCGGGCGGACAAAAACAGCGTATCGCCTTGGCCCGCGCCTTAGCGACTCAGCCCGAAGTACTGTTACTCGACGAACCCTTTGGCGCCCTCGATGCCAAGGTGCGTAAAGAACTGCGCCGCTGGTTGCGCAGCCTTCACGATGAGCTGAAATTCACTAGCGTGTTTGTGACCCACGATCAGGACGAAGCCTTAGAGCTTTCCGATAGAGTGGTGGTGATGAGCAACGGCCATATTGAGCAGGTCAATACTCCCATAGAGTTGTATGCCCAACCCAACAGCCGCTTTGTGTTTGATTTCTTAGGTAATGTCAATCGGTTTGAAGCGAGCTGGCAACAGAATCGTTGGACCAACGGTGACGCCTTCTTAGTGCCACCAGAGCAAGCGCCACTGCAACAAAACGGCGCGCTCTATGTGCGTAGCCATGAGCTGGCACTGGCGGATAAACCCAACAGCCAAGCCCATATTCCCTTTACCATAGTGGCAATAACACCGGTTGGCGCAGAAGTGCGTGTCGAACTGGCGCCTATCGGCTGGCAGAGTGAAGAACTGTGGGAAGCCACCTTTACCCACCACCATCTGCAAGAATTAGGACTGCAAAAAGGCAGTGTGGTCTACGCCGCCCCAAGAACGGCTTATTTCTTTGGTGAACAAGGTGATGGTTCGCCTATTCGTCAAAGTTGGCCATTCCTGCCGCCGGGCAGCTTGACCTTCGATATTTAA
- a CDS encoding HlyD family secretion protein codes for MDLLLILTYASICIVIFKVFKIPMNKWTVPTAVLGGVVLIGALLLIMNYNHPYSRFAREYYATIPITPAVKGLVISVDVKPNTPIKQGDVLFRIDPTPFEAVVKRKRAALLAAEQEVPQLEAAWESAKANVARVAADRERNKSAYDRYEQGHRKGGANSPFTELELDNRRQLFLASEAQLTAAQAEELRARLAYESNVDGVNSKVAGLQGDLESALYNLEQTVVRAPADGIVTQMALRPGAMAVPLPLRPVMSFIPDEQRYFAGAFWQNSLLRLQEGDEAEVVLDAAPGQVFKGKVAKVLPAMAEGEIQMNGMLQSSNQLFQTGRVIVLIDIEDDAIRRQFPAGVAGQVAVYTEHFHHVAVMRKVLLRMQGWLNYLFFDGH; via the coding sequence ATGGATTTACTATTGATATTAACCTATGCCTCGATCTGCATTGTGATTTTTAAAGTCTTTAAGATCCCGATGAACAAATGGACAGTGCCCACGGCGGTATTAGGGGGCGTGGTTCTTATCGGGGCGTTGTTGCTGATTATGAATTACAACCATCCCTATTCACGTTTCGCGCGGGAATACTATGCCACTATTCCAATCACTCCAGCGGTAAAAGGGTTAGTGATTTCGGTGGACGTTAAGCCTAATACGCCGATTAAACAAGGGGATGTGCTGTTTCGAATCGATCCCACTCCCTTTGAAGCCGTGGTTAAACGCAAAAGAGCCGCTCTGTTAGCGGCGGAGCAGGAAGTGCCACAACTTGAGGCCGCTTGGGAGTCTGCTAAGGCGAATGTGGCCAGAGTCGCTGCGGATAGGGAGCGTAATAAATCGGCTTATGACCGTTATGAACAAGGCCATCGTAAAGGTGGAGCGAACTCTCCCTTTACTGAGCTGGAATTAGACAATAGACGCCAACTGTTTTTAGCCTCAGAGGCTCAGCTAACGGCTGCGCAGGCCGAAGAGTTACGCGCACGTCTTGCCTATGAGTCCAATGTGGATGGGGTAAATTCTAAGGTGGCGGGGCTGCAGGGGGATCTTGAAAGCGCGCTCTATAATCTCGAGCAAACCGTCGTGCGGGCACCAGCCGATGGTATTGTGACTCAAATGGCGCTGCGCCCAGGTGCAATGGCGGTGCCTTTGCCTTTACGGCCGGTGATGAGTTTTATCCCCGACGAGCAGCGTTATTTTGCTGGCGCATTCTGGCAAAACTCCCTACTGCGATTACAGGAAGGGGATGAGGCGGAAGTGGTATTAGATGCGGCGCCTGGACAAGTGTTTAAGGGCAAAGTCGCTAAGGTACTCCCCGCGATGGCCGAAGGCGAGATCCAGATGAATGGCATGCTGCAATCGTCCAATCAGCTATTCCAAACAGGTCGGGTTATCGTGTTAATCGATATTGAAGACGATGCGATACGCCGCCAATTCCCAGCGGGCGTTGCGGGACAAGTGGCTGTGTACACAGAACATTTCCACCATGTCGCCGTGATGCGTAAAGTGCTGCTGCGGATGCAGGGCTGGTTAAACTACTTGTTCTTCGATGGGCACTAG
- a CDS encoding DUF3302 domain-containing protein — MFLDYFALGILFFVIVVIFYGVIAIHDIPYEIAKKRNHPQQDALHIAGWVSLFTLHAIWPFLWIWATLYREDRGWGFSTVMKREEALEDDVKALRETVLALQTKLERLESTAAPAVVNHQAAMTAEASVTEVSQKAEV, encoded by the coding sequence ATGTTTTTGGACTATTTTGCCTTAGGCATTTTATTTTTTGTCATTGTGGTGATTTTTTATGGCGTGATTGCGATTCACGACATCCCGTATGAAATTGCGAAAAAGCGCAATCATCCCCAGCAGGATGCATTACATATCGCCGGGTGGGTCAGTTTATTTACCTTACATGCTATTTGGCCATTTTTATGGATTTGGGCGACCTTGTATCGAGAGGATAGAGGCTGGGGCTTTAGCACTGTGATGAAGCGCGAAGAGGCATTGGAGGATGATGTTAAAGCGCTAAGGGAAACGGTATTGGCCTTACAGACAAAGCTTGAGCGACTCGAATCGACAGCCGCTCCAGCGGTTGTAAACCATCAAGCTGCAATGACAGCAGAAGCTAGTGTGACCGAAGTTAGCCAAAAAGCCGAGGTATAA
- a CDS encoding AAA family ATPase produces MQDIRDLTAVLRSKTPIVVIETYEEYRVVDMLKRVANVLYQPLFTWSITQGLTRVDKPMAAQKFNTEPGDILGQIKSTTQQGIYVLCDFHPFVVDAPKNVRLLKEIALEYDALQHTLVLVSHAFEIPPEIKRYCAYFQLTLPSTSQLENLIYLEVDKVCGQGIPLTVDDKAVVKLAENLRGVTLDDARRLIHKAIVDDGAITHSDVDLINKAKFQLLDLNGVLQFEYDTSDFSQIAGLHNLKKWLKQRAPAVQVSTDAKAALQPDAPKGVLLLGVQGSGKSLAAKAVAGVWQRPLLRLDMGALYNKYIGETEKNLRNALELADMMSPCILWIDEIEKGLSGSSSDEGTSTRILGTLLTWMAERKSEVFVVATANDIQALPPELMRKGRMDEIFFVDLPDEAIRKAIFLIHCQRRGIDVTRLDLAQLSRHSQGFSGAEIEQAVIAAMYSARSLARTLDQDMLLEELTKTKPLSIVMGDKINALRQWAAGRTVNAHE; encoded by the coding sequence ATGCAAGACATTCGTGATTTAACCGCCGTACTACGCTCTAAAACGCCTATCGTAGTGATTGAAACCTATGAGGAATACCGTGTTGTAGACATGCTTAAGCGGGTGGCGAATGTGCTCTATCAGCCCTTATTTACTTGGAGCATTACTCAAGGGCTGACGCGGGTCGATAAACCCATGGCAGCGCAGAAATTTAATACTGAACCTGGCGATATCTTAGGGCAGATTAAATCGACGACCCAGCAGGGCATCTATGTGCTCTGTGATTTTCATCCCTTTGTGGTTGATGCGCCAAAGAATGTCCGTTTGCTTAAAGAAATCGCCCTCGAATACGATGCGCTGCAACATACGCTGGTGCTAGTGAGTCATGCCTTTGAGATCCCGCCGGAAATTAAGCGTTATTGCGCCTATTTTCAGCTTACCCTGCCGAGTACCTCCCAGCTTGAGAACCTGATTTACCTTGAGGTGGATAAAGTATGCGGCCAAGGGATACCGCTTACTGTGGATGATAAAGCCGTGGTTAAACTGGCGGAAAATCTGCGCGGTGTAACCTTAGATGATGCCAGACGATTGATCCATAAGGCTATTGTGGATGATGGCGCCATTACCCATTCGGATGTGGACCTTATCAACAAAGCCAAATTCCAATTACTCGATCTTAACGGTGTGCTGCAATTTGAGTATGACACCAGTGATTTTTCGCAGATTGCCGGATTACATAATCTCAAAAAATGGTTAAAGCAGCGCGCGCCCGCAGTGCAGGTATCCACTGATGCCAAGGCTGCTTTACAACCCGATGCGCCCAAGGGCGTGTTATTACTCGGGGTGCAGGGCAGTGGTAAGAGCCTTGCGGCCAAGGCGGTAGCGGGTGTGTGGCAACGGCCTTTGCTCAGACTCGATATGGGTGCCTTATATAACAAATATATAGGCGAAACCGAAAAGAACCTGCGCAACGCTCTCGAGCTGGCCGATATGATGTCGCCCTGTATCCTTTGGATTGATGAAATAGAGAAAGGCTTAAGCGGCAGTAGCAGTGATGAGGGCACTTCGACCCGCATTCTTGGCACACTGTTAACTTGGATGGCAGAGCGTAAGTCCGAGGTATTTGTGGTCGCCACCGCTAACGATATTCAAGCCCTGCCGCCTGAGCTGATGCGTAAGGGGCGAATGGATGAAATCTTCTTTGTCGATTTACCCGACGAGGCCATACGTAAGGCGATTTTCCTGATCCATTGCCAGCGCCGTGGTATTGATGTGACTCGCCTCGACCTTGCGCAGCTTTCGCGCCACAGCCAAGGGTTTTCTGGAGCTGAAATTGAACAAGCCGTTATCGCCGCCATGTACAGCGCCCGCAGTTTAGCGCGAACGCTCGACCAAGACATGTTGTTAGAAGAGCTGACCAAGACCAAGCCTTTATCCATAGTGATGGGCGATAAGATTAATGCCCTAAGACAATGGGCCGCAGGGCGCACAGTCAATGCCCATGAGTAG
- the purT gene encoding formate-dependent phosphoribosylglycinamide formyltransferase produces the protein MIGTPYTEGARRAMLLGCGELGKEVAIELQRLGVEVIGVDRYPNAPAMQIAHRSHVINMLDAKALRAIIELEKPHLVIPEIEAIATQTLVEMEAEGLNVVPTARATQLTMDREGIRRLAAETLGLPTSPYFFCDTETEFNQAIGKIGVPCVVKPVMSSSGKGQSVIRDVSQSAKAWQYAQEGGRAGGGRVIVEGFIPFDYEITLLTISAVNGIHFCAPIGHRQEDGDYRESWQPQAMSADVLAKSQAIASKVVEALGGYGLFGVELFVKGSDVYFSEVSPRPHDTGLVTLISQDLSEFALHVRAILGLPIPNIHQHGPSASAVVLVEGKSKNIRYQGLADALAAENTQLRLFAKPEIDGRRRLGVALARDKDIESAVNKALDSASKVKVIF, from the coding sequence ATGATAGGAACTCCCTACACAGAGGGCGCTCGACGCGCCATGTTGCTTGGCTGCGGTGAGCTAGGTAAAGAAGTCGCCATCGAGCTCCAACGCTTAGGTGTTGAAGTGATTGGCGTCGATCGTTATCCCAATGCCCCCGCCATGCAAATTGCCCATCGCTCCCATGTGATCAATATGCTCGATGCAAAAGCGCTTCGCGCCATTATCGAGCTAGAAAAGCCCCACTTAGTGATCCCCGAAATTGAAGCTATTGCCACTCAAACCTTAGTTGAGATGGAAGCCGAAGGCCTCAATGTCGTGCCGACAGCGCGCGCAACTCAGCTGACCATGGACAGAGAAGGCATTCGTCGCCTCGCCGCCGAAACCTTAGGTCTGCCGACCTCGCCCTATTTCTTCTGCGACACTGAAACCGAATTTAATCAAGCCATTGGCAAGATTGGCGTGCCCTGCGTAGTCAAACCCGTGATGAGCTCATCGGGCAAGGGCCAAAGTGTTATCCGTGATGTATCCCAAAGCGCCAAAGCCTGGCAATATGCCCAAGAAGGCGGCCGCGCGGGCGGTGGTCGTGTGATTGTCGAAGGCTTTATCCCCTTCGATTACGAAATTACCCTGCTGACCATTAGCGCAGTCAATGGCATCCACTTCTGCGCGCCAATTGGCCACAGGCAAGAAGACGGCGACTACCGCGAGTCATGGCAACCTCAAGCCATGTCGGCCGACGTGCTAGCAAAATCCCAAGCAATCGCCAGCAAAGTGGTGGAAGCCCTCGGCGGTTACGGCTTATTTGGGGTCGAGCTGTTTGTGAAGGGCAGCGATGTGTACTTCTCTGAAGTCTCGCCTCGTCCGCACGATACCGGTTTAGTCACCTTAATTAGCCAAGATTTATCCGAGTTTGCACTGCATGTCAGGGCAATTCTTGGCCTGCCGATTCCGAATATCCATCAACATGGCCCCAGCGCCTCGGCGGTAGTATTGGTGGAAGGCAAATCGAAAAACATTCGCTATCAAGGTCTTGCCGATGCCTTGGCGGCGGAAAATACTCAGCTCAGATTATTCGCTAAGCCTGAAATCGATGGTCGCCGCCGTTTAGGGGTTGCCCTCGCCCGCGATAAAGATATCGAAAGCGCAGTCAATAAAGCGCTGGATAGTGCATCTAAGGTAAAAGTGATTTTCTAG